One Oryza sativa Japonica Group chromosome 8, ASM3414082v1 DNA window includes the following coding sequences:
- the LOC4344603 gene encoding plant cysteine oxidase 3, which produces MGWGMPTRPPATSTPSRVQALYELCKRTFPSPSSVAASSSPSSPPPDHAIRAISSLMDTITPVDVGLRDDNLEDGRGFGFFESNFLKNSARVARWAQPITYLHVYECDAFSIGIFCLPTSAVIPLHDHPGMTVLSKLLYGSMHVKSYDWVEPAVLASGKPVKLGKLHTDDVLNAPCPTAVLYPQSGGNMHCFTSVKSCAVLDVIAPPYSESSGRVCPYFHDYPFSSFSAGQAKVVHGPDNYAWLEALNVPVNINMRPGMYTGPTIQEHLP; this is translated from the exons ATGGGGTGGGGCATGCCgacgcggccaccggcgacgtcgacgccgtcgcgggTGCAGGCGCTGTACGAGCTCTGCAAGCGCACCTTCCCATCGCCGTCCTCCGTCGCCGCGTCCTCCTCaccgtcgtccccgccgcccgACCACGCCATCCGCGCCATCTCCTCTCTGATGG ATACAATAACTCCTGTTGATGTTGGACTCAGAGATGATAATCTCGAGGATGGAAGAGGGTTTGGGTTCTTTGAATCAAACTTCCTGAAGAATTCAGCGAGGGTTGCTAGATGGGCGCAACCCATCACTTATCTGCATGTCTACGAGTGTGACGCCTTCTCT ATTGGAATATTCTGCTTACCAACGTCGGCGGTCATTCCTCTCCATGATCATCCGGGAATGACTGTATTGAGCAAATTACTCTATGGTTCGATGCATGTCAAATCGTATGATTGGGTAGAGCCTGCTGTTCTAGCAAGTGGCAAGCCAG TGAAACTTGGAAAGTTACATACGGATGATGTTCTGAATGCCCCTTGTCCAAC GGCTGTTTTGTATCCCCAAAGTGGTGGGAACATGCACTGCTTCACTTCAGTAAAATCTTGTGCTGTTCTTGATGTCATTGCCCCACCATACTCTGAATCATCTGGCCGTGTTTGCCCCTATTTTCATGATTATCCATTTTCTAGCTTCT CAGCTGGACAAGCAAAAGTAGTCCATGGGCCAGATAATTATGCTTGGCTTGAGGCCTTAAACGTACCGGTGAATATTAATATGCGCCCTGGCATGTATACTGGCCCAACTATACAG GAACATCTGCCATAA